The DNA window AAGTAGTGGGTACAGCAACCCTTTTACATAGAGGAAAGACTGTAAAACAAGATACGGGGGATATCTTATTTACTAATTATGGCATATCAGGGCCACCAGTACTGCAGTTAAGTAGAAGTGCATTAGAAATTTTAAATAAAGGGGAAAAGCCAATACTTAAAATATCCATAATAAACACTAAGAAAAAAGAAGAATTATTTGAATATCTCAAGATGAGATTTAGCTACATGTCCAAAAAAAGTATCGATATTGCTCTTATTGGTCTCATAAATAAAAGATTAATAAATGTGATCTTAAAAGAGATAAATATTGATAAAAATAAAAAAGTTGCTAATTTATCTAATGAAGAAATAGAAGAAATAGCTAATATTTTAACGGATTGGAGGTTTAAAGTGATTGGGAGTAAATCTTGGGATGATGCTCAAGTTACTGCTGGAGGCATAAATACGAATGAAATAGACAGTAAAACCATGGAATCTAAATTAATTAAAGGTCTATATTTTGCTGGAGAAATGGTTGATATAGATGGAGATTGTGGAGGCTTTAATCTTCAATGGGCTTGGTCGTCTGGTTATGTAGCTGGAATAAACGCAGCATTAGATTAAAAAAAGGAGGAAAAACATGTACAAAATACTTGCATTAGATTTAGATGGTACACTTTTAGATCCAAATCATGAGGTATCTAAAACTAATATAGAAAACATAAGTAAATTGATGGATAAAGGTGTAAAAATCATATTGGTTTCAGGAAGAGAACCTTCTTCTATAGCACCTATTGGTAGAAAATTAGGATTAAAGGATTGCTTGGTTGGGTTTAATGGAGCTATAATTACGGATTATACAGGAGAAAAAGTAATATATGAACAAAATATAGATTCTGAGGTGACGAAAGAAATAATTGAAATATGTATGGAAAAGGATATATATAATGTAGTATTCATAAGGAATAAGCTATATGTATCCAATAAGGATGACGATAGATTTAAATTATTTGAAAAATATACTACTACTGAAATAGAAGAAGTAGAAAATTTATATGAATTTCTTGATAAAAGCAATTTATGGGAAAGTGTAGGAAAGATATTGCAATCGGGAGACAATGAAATTTTGACTATGTTTAAAGAAAAGAATCTATCAATATATAGAGATGATATTACAGCTGAATTTTCTCTTCCGTTTTTTTTAGAAGTGTATAATAGTGGAGCAAGCAAGGGACATGCCATGGCTAAGATAGGAGAAACCTATGGTATAGATAGAGATGAAATAATAGCTATTGGCGATGGTGAAAATGACATTTCTATGATTGAATATGCAGGTGTGGGAATAGCAATGGAAAATGGATTGGACATTGTTAAAAAAAATGCAGATTTTATAACTTTATCGAATAGTGAAGATGGCGTGAGCTATGCTATTAAAAAATACTGGGGAGAGTAGATATCTCCCTATTTTCTTTAATTGTATTCATTTTTATATTTTGTAAAAAACTATTTAAAAAATTTAGAAATGCAATTTAAATGGTTAAAAAATAAACATAGCTTGACTATTAAGTAGAGTATGAATAGAATATACATGAAAATAGTTTTAGAGTATGAAAAAAAATTCAAGGGTGATTGATATGAGTAAAAAAAAGTATGATATGAGACTTATGGTTAAATGTGCACAGATGTATTATGATGAAGAATTAAATCAAGCGAATATAGCAGAAAAACTTCAAATTTCTAAATCTTCAGTTTCTAGAATATTATCTGCTGCCAAAGAAGAAGGAGTAGTAAAGGTTGTAGTAAATAATCCATTTAAGGATGAAAATATAAAACTAGAAAAGCAACTAGAAGAAAGATTTGATTTAAAAGAAGCAATAATTGTTGACAGCATGTCAAATGATTATGAAGAAATAAAGAAAGAATTAGCTAAAGCTGCTGCAGATTATTTGGAAAGAATCATTAAAGATGGACAAATCATAGGTGTGACTATGGGAACAACTTTATGTAAGATTCCCATGTATGTAAAAAACGACAAGAAGCATGATGTTACTTTTATTCCATTGCTTGGAGGAGTGGGCGAGACAAATGTTGAGATTCATCCCAATAGTATTGCACTTAATTTAGCGAAAAAATTCAGGGCAGACTGTAAATTGTTACATGCTCCTTCAATAGTAGATAATCCAGATAGGAAAGAAATGTTTGTACAAGATAAGAATATACAGTCATTTTTTGATTTAATGAAAAGGGTTGACATAGCAGTTGCAGGAATAGGTTTTCCTTTGGAAAATACTTCTACATTGGTGGAAAGTGGCTATTTTACAATGCAAGATATTAAAGAATTAGAAGAACAAGGAGCAGTAGCAGATATTAGTATGCTATTCATGGACAAATATGGGGATGGAAGTTCTTTTGAGTCTAACAAAAGGGTTATAGGTATGAATTTAGAAACCTTAAAAAGGGTTCCATTAACCATAGGAATAGCTGGTCATGAGCATAAGAGCAAAGCGATTTTAGCTACTCTTGTAGGGAAATATATAGATGTACTTATAACTGATGAAAATACGGCGGAGAGCGTTTTAAAGCTATCAGACACATATTGATTAGGTAGGTGAGAAAAATAAGCGATTTATTAAAAATAATGATATTTATATTTGGAATGTGGATGCTTCAAGGAATTTTAGCTTATTTTCAAATCAAGCATTTTAGAAAAGTTGTAAATGAGATGAAAAAACAAGGAAAAGTTTTAATTGGTCAACAAAAAGGGAAGTTAAGTGCAGGAAGTATAGTGGTTTTGGCAATAGACAAGCACAACAAAGTAATAAATGCTCAAGAAATGAGAGGAATAACTGTTTTCGATAAATTCAGAGTTAAAGATGAGTTTATAAATAAAAGTATAGATGAGTTGAAAAGAGAACTCCCAAATATGAAAAATAAAAAGAGTAGTTTAGCTTTAAAAAAAGCTATTGAACAATTATAGAAATAATTGTTCAAAAAATCAGCAAATATTGAAAATACAAAATTTTCACAATTATAAAAAACAAGAAAGGAGGTAAAATTTTCAATTCAGTAAAAATAATATTTAAAAAAAGAAAGGAGAATGATTATGGAGGTTTTAGCAAGAGGAGCTGAAGGATTTATAGGCTTATTTCAACAAGGTGGAGAAACGTTTGTAGGATTGGTAACAGGCATACTCCCAACATTAATTGTATTGATAACTTTTGTAAATGCCATAGTAAAGATTATAGGAGAAGACAGGGTTCAAGGTGTAGCAAAAAAAGCAACAAAAAATGTAATTACAAGATATACATTGTTGCCACTAATAGCAGTTTTCTTTTTAACTAATCCTATGTGTTATACTTTTGGAAAATTTCTAGATGAAAAATACAAACCAGCTTTTTATGATGCAGCAGTATCTTTTGTTCATCCTATAACTGGACTTTTCCCACACGCTAATCCAGCAGAATTATTTGTATATCTTGGTATTGCAGAAGGGATAAAACAGTTGGGATTACCATTAGGACAACTTGCTGTAAGATATTTTCTAGTAGGACTTATTGTTATATTTATGCGTGGAGTAGTTACTGAATTTATTACGGCTCGTATGTTAGGCAAGAAATAAGACTAGGAAATTACATTAAAAAATGAATGGAGGTAAAGTCTATGGCTTATAAAACTATAAAGATAAAAAAAGGATCTGGTGGTTGGGGTGGTCCATTGATTATAACTCCACAATCTGGGAAAGATAAAATATTGTCAGTTACTGGTGGAGGAGTTAGTCCTGTTGCAGAAAAAATTGCAGAACTTACAGGAGGAGTTGTTGTTGACGGATTTAAGACAAGCGTTCCCGATGAGGAAGTTTTAGTTGCTGTTGTAGACTGTGGTGGTACTGCAAGATGTGGAGTATATCCAAAGAAGAATATCTATACAGTAAATTTAATGCAAGTTGGACAATCAGGACCATTAGCTAAATATATAAAAGAAGATATTTATGTATCTGGTGTTACTGTTAAGGACATAATGGTTGTTGATGATTTAGAAATGGATGTTAATAATGAAAATGTAGCATCAAAAATTGAAGTGAAAGAAACAGAAAAAAAGACTACTCAAACACAGAAAAAAGGAAATATTGTTGAGAAAATAGGCAAAGGTATTGGAAATGTAGTAGGAATATTTTATTCAGCGGGTCGTGAAGCAATAGATTCTGTTATCAAAAACATATTACCTTTTATGGCTTTTGTTTCTATGTTGATTGGTATCATAATAAAAAGTGGAATTGGAGATGCGATTGCTAAAGTTATTGCTCCTTATTCTGGAAGCATAGGAGGATTGCTAGTTATATCTATAATTGCAGCTATACCAGTTCTTTCACCATTGCTTGGACCTGGAGCAGTTATAGCACAAGTAGTAGGAGTTTTGATTGGTGTTGAAATAGGAAAAGGTAATATTCCACCTCAATATGCATTGCCAGCATTGTTTGCTATAGATCCACAAGTTGGTTGTGATTTTATACCAGTAGGATTGAGTTTAGGCGAAGCGGAGCCTGAAACAGTAGAAGTAGGTGTTCCAGCAATATTATTTTCAAGATTGATTACTGGTCCTATATCTGTTTTGATAGCATACTTATTTAGCTTTGGCTTATATTAATATATAAAAACGTTTTACTTGATTATTATCTAAGACAGGAGGAGACCTATGAAGTATTCAGTTAAAGTAGTTAAACTAGGAGAAATGGTAGAAGAATTTATTGGAGAAAAAATGCTAATCATTTTCAATGAAAATGCCCCAGAAGAATTGGCTGAAATCTCGGTCTTACATACAAAAGA is part of the Sporanaerobacter acetigenes DSM 13106 genome and encodes:
- a CDS encoding transcriptional regulator GutM — its product is MRKISDLLKIMIFIFGMWMLQGILAYFQIKHFRKVVNEMKKQGKVLIGQQKGKLSAGSIVVLAIDKHNKVINAQEMRGITVFDKFRVKDEFINKSIDELKRELPNMKNKKSSLALKKAIEQL
- a CDS encoding Cof-type HAD-IIB family hydrolase, with protein sequence MYKILALDLDGTLLDPNHEVSKTNIENISKLMDKGVKIILVSGREPSSIAPIGRKLGLKDCLVGFNGAIITDYTGEKVIYEQNIDSEVTKEIIEICMEKDIYNVVFIRNKLYVSNKDDDRFKLFEKYTTTEIEEVENLYEFLDKSNLWESVGKILQSGDNEILTMFKEKNLSIYRDDITAEFSLPFFLEVYNSGASKGHAMAKIGETYGIDRDEIIAIGDGENDISMIEYAGVGIAMENGLDIVKKNADFITLSNSEDGVSYAIKKYWGE
- a CDS encoding PTS glucitol/sorbitol transporter subunit IIB — encoded protein: MAYKTIKIKKGSGGWGGPLIITPQSGKDKILSVTGGGVSPVAEKIAELTGGVVVDGFKTSVPDEEVLVAVVDCGGTARCGVYPKKNIYTVNLMQVGQSGPLAKYIKEDIYVSGVTVKDIMVVDDLEMDVNNENVASKIEVKETEKKTTQTQKKGNIVEKIGKGIGNVVGIFYSAGREAIDSVIKNILPFMAFVSMLIGIIIKSGIGDAIAKVIAPYSGSIGGLLVISIIAAIPVLSPLLGPGAVIAQVVGVLIGVEIGKGNIPPQYALPALFAIDPQVGCDFIPVGLSLGEAEPETVEVGVPAILFSRLITGPISVLIAYLFSFGLY
- a CDS encoding sugar-binding transcriptional regulator, with the protein product MSKKKYDMRLMVKCAQMYYDEELNQANIAEKLQISKSSVSRILSAAKEEGVVKVVVNNPFKDENIKLEKQLEERFDLKEAIIVDSMSNDYEEIKKELAKAAADYLERIIKDGQIIGVTMGTTLCKIPMYVKNDKKHDVTFIPLLGGVGETNVEIHPNSIALNLAKKFRADCKLLHAPSIVDNPDRKEMFVQDKNIQSFFDLMKRVDIAVAGIGFPLENTSTLVESGYFTMQDIKELEEQGAVADISMLFMDKYGDGSSFESNKRVIGMNLETLKRVPLTIGIAGHEHKSKAILATLVGKYIDVLITDENTAESVLKLSDTY
- a CDS encoding PTS glucitol/sorbitol transporter subunit IIC, encoding MEVLARGAEGFIGLFQQGGETFVGLVTGILPTLIVLITFVNAIVKIIGEDRVQGVAKKATKNVITRYTLLPLIAVFFLTNPMCYTFGKFLDEKYKPAFYDAAVSFVHPITGLFPHANPAELFVYLGIAEGIKQLGLPLGQLAVRYFLVGLIVIFMRGVVTEFITARMLGKK